One Paraburkholderia phytofirmans OLGA172 genomic window carries:
- a CDS encoding prepilin peptidase, with amino-acid sequence MQATIPLVPDTPSNLLSGLLPGHVATGLGLAFGSLPSGLQIAFAVVFGLVIGSFLNVVVHRVPIMLERAWREEVSESIEEPLEGDGLPARYNLWVPRSACPHCGHVLSAWENLPVVSYLLLRGRCSACKTRISLRYPLLEIASAGCAAGALALYGPTGMAFAAFGLCAALLAMSAIDIDTHLLPDSMTLPLLWAGLIVNFNGMFASLHDAVLGAIFGYLVLWAVHWLFRLVRGVEGMGYGDFKLLAALGAWLGWAALPQIVLIAAVTGAVVGLAATWRGRMRFSEPLPFGPFLAAGGAVTLFLGTPLYLGLGG; translated from the coding sequence ATGCAGGCCACCATTCCGCTCGTGCCAGATACTCCTTCCAACCTGCTTTCGGGCCTGCTGCCCGGCCACGTCGCAACCGGTCTCGGGCTCGCGTTCGGCAGTTTGCCCAGCGGCCTGCAGATCGCATTCGCGGTCGTCTTCGGTCTGGTGATCGGCAGCTTCCTGAACGTGGTCGTGCATCGGGTGCCGATCATGCTGGAGCGTGCGTGGCGCGAAGAGGTCAGCGAGTCCATCGAAGAACCGCTCGAAGGCGATGGCTTGCCCGCCCGCTACAACCTGTGGGTGCCGCGCAGCGCGTGCCCTCACTGCGGCCATGTGCTCAGCGCGTGGGAAAACCTGCCAGTGGTGAGCTATCTGCTATTGCGCGGGCGCTGCTCCGCATGCAAGACACGCATCAGCCTGCGCTACCCGCTGCTCGAAATCGCGAGCGCCGGCTGCGCGGCCGGGGCGCTCGCGCTGTACGGGCCAACCGGCATGGCATTCGCCGCCTTCGGACTATGCGCCGCACTGCTCGCGATGAGCGCGATCGACATCGACACCCATCTGCTGCCGGACTCGATGACACTGCCGCTCCTGTGGGCGGGCCTGATCGTCAACTTCAACGGCATGTTCGCGAGCCTCCACGATGCCGTGTTGGGCGCGATCTTCGGCTATCTGGTGCTGTGGGCCGTCCATTGGCTGTTCCGGCTGGTGCGCGGCGTTGAAGGTATGGGTTATGGCGATTTCAAACTGCTGGCTGCACTCGGCGCCTGGCTCGGCTGGGCGGCGCTACCGCAGATCGTGCTGATCGCGGCGGTCACCGGCGCGGTGGTCGGTCTCGCGGCAACGTGGCGCGGCCGCATGCGCTTCTCAGAGCCGCTGCCGTTCGGGCCGTTTCTCGCAGCGGGCGGTGCTGTTACGCTATTTCTCGGCACACCGCTTTATCTGGGGTTGGGAGGCTGA
- the tssM gene encoding type VI secretion system membrane subunit TssM produces the protein MNSLKRLWGLLWSRALWLLVGVIVIAALIWMIGPLLSIGELRPLESDISRLVLIAFLLFVWWARFAWRWRQHADSEDLRKLLRRLKASQPAPPASDDRTEPLAELRARFREALHLLRHAGAPTGRFAAWLDRLTGQYVYRLPWYLVVGSAGSGKTTTLANSGLELSIAEQAARAASGRIEPTPHCEWWFSNHAVLVDTPGHYLEAAHADARRGAEWGELLGLLRKYRPRQPVNGALLMVGVDELLAMSESDRAAYATRLRKPLQLMQAKFDVRVPVYLCFTRMDRISGFTEYFSGLNRDGRAQVWGTTFAAGDPASSDAAGFAPGGAFDRLAQRLNAALHDVLIADPDPDSRALAYLFPQQFASLKETLDDFLVALFRPSRLETNLVARGIYFTSALQSGPAIDGVLTPIRQQLQMAAAPPARVAPKHSQSYFLKQLLQDAVFADAGFAGVSRALRRRRLMAHAAVATLTGGVLLALLTGWTISYLNNRAYLDEVNAHVAAFNLYANRPVVSHPDAVAPLSPMLDALHSLPHSEQFDVDAPPLWRYGLGLYQGKRISDAGEAVYHRALDEKLLPQAAARIESILADAPVTDLEYSYDALKAYLMLHDATRYDAGFLAAWLILDTEQALPSNTTQDERARLEAHIANLFESRRVASPFARNAPLVESVRERLGHASPALRAYHQLHRELLATMQGAPVSVASAGGPQAALVFRRRSGRPLTDGVSSLYTYHGYWNTFEKRVDGAAAKLKDEDPWVLGIPANATSDSARLAREIRRAYFNDYINVWDSYLNDLALMDSTSIAQSMQIARTLSAPDSPLRQFLLVAANETNLLRAGAVQEPTANRLQKRIGEARQSLTALFGSGARGAPPPSGDDKPEAIVDEHFEPLRRLAASPAGGPLDSNLRVIDEFYSYLSSASAALSSGNTPPQTDVFNRLQADAGRLPMPLRKMFSDLSQNGSAQVSGAARANIAQDAQGGIGRQCRHMIAGRYPFERGSPRDVALDDFARLFAAGGLMDSFFQKNLASQIDVSRSRWTFRGDAAGGAPGDARLAGSFQNADTIRTVFFPGNATAPSLQIELTPLEMDPGITQYVLDVDGQTIRYAHGPQIPATVKWPNAGGANLVSLLVNTQSGSNSLQTHGPWALHRLFDKARITPGAAPESFVASFDVNGKTLALRVTASNSYNPFQLAQMNAFSCPS, from the coding sequence ATGAATTCTTTAAAGCGTTTGTGGGGACTTCTGTGGTCCAGGGCGTTATGGCTGTTGGTGGGCGTGATCGTCATCGCCGCACTGATCTGGATGATCGGGCCATTGCTATCGATCGGAGAACTGCGGCCGCTGGAAAGCGACATCTCACGCCTCGTGCTGATCGCGTTCCTGTTATTCGTCTGGTGGGCAAGGTTTGCCTGGCGTTGGCGACAACACGCGGACAGTGAGGATCTGCGCAAGCTTTTGCGCCGACTCAAGGCTAGCCAGCCCGCCCCCCCTGCCTCCGACGACCGCACCGAACCGCTTGCTGAACTGCGTGCCCGCTTTCGCGAGGCGCTGCACCTGTTGCGTCACGCGGGCGCCCCCACAGGCCGGTTTGCCGCGTGGCTGGACAGACTCACTGGTCAGTATGTCTACCGGCTGCCGTGGTATCTCGTGGTTGGCAGCGCCGGTTCGGGCAAAACCACGACGCTCGCCAATAGCGGACTTGAACTGTCGATCGCAGAACAAGCCGCGCGCGCCGCCAGCGGCCGCATTGAACCGACGCCCCACTGCGAGTGGTGGTTCAGCAACCATGCCGTGCTCGTCGATACGCCCGGTCACTATCTGGAAGCGGCCCACGCCGACGCACGGCGCGGCGCCGAATGGGGCGAGCTGCTGGGGCTGTTGCGCAAATACCGGCCGCGCCAGCCCGTCAACGGCGCGTTGTTGATGGTCGGCGTCGACGAACTGCTGGCGATGAGCGAGTCCGATCGGGCAGCCTACGCGACGCGGCTGCGCAAGCCGTTGCAATTGATGCAGGCCAAGTTCGACGTCCGCGTGCCGGTCTATCTATGCTTCACCCGGATGGACCGCATCAGCGGCTTTACCGAGTACTTTTCCGGCCTTAACCGCGACGGTCGCGCGCAGGTATGGGGCACGACCTTTGCGGCGGGTGACCCGGCATCGAGCGACGCCGCCGGTTTTGCCCCCGGCGGCGCGTTCGACCGTTTGGCGCAGCGGCTGAACGCCGCCTTGCACGATGTGCTGATCGCGGATCCCGATCCCGACAGCCGTGCACTCGCCTATCTGTTTCCGCAGCAGTTCGCGAGCCTCAAGGAAACGTTGGACGACTTCCTCGTGGCGCTATTTCGGCCGTCGCGCCTGGAAACCAACCTGGTGGCGCGCGGCATCTACTTCACCAGCGCGCTGCAGAGCGGCCCGGCAATCGACGGTGTGCTGACGCCGATCCGACAGCAATTGCAGATGGCGGCTGCGCCGCCGGCACGCGTCGCGCCGAAACACAGCCAAAGCTACTTTCTGAAACAACTGCTGCAAGACGCCGTATTCGCCGACGCAGGATTTGCCGGCGTGAGCCGCGCGTTGCGACGCCGCCGCCTGATGGCACACGCCGCAGTGGCTACCTTGACCGGCGGCGTTCTGCTGGCGCTCCTCACCGGCTGGACGATCAGCTATCTGAACAACCGCGCCTATCTCGACGAAGTGAATGCGCATGTGGCCGCCTTCAATCTGTACGCCAACCGGCCCGTCGTATCCCATCCGGACGCCGTGGCCCCGCTTTCGCCGATGCTCGATGCGTTGCACAGCCTGCCGCACAGCGAGCAATTCGATGTCGACGCGCCACCGCTGTGGCGGTATGGGCTGGGCTTGTATCAAGGCAAACGAATCAGCGATGCAGGCGAGGCCGTCTATCATCGTGCGCTCGACGAAAAACTGTTGCCGCAGGCGGCCGCCCGCATCGAATCGATACTCGCCGATGCACCGGTCACCGACCTCGAGTATTCGTACGATGCGTTGAAAGCCTATCTGATGCTCCACGACGCGACGCGATACGACGCCGGCTTCCTCGCGGCATGGCTGATCCTCGATACCGAGCAGGCGTTGCCGTCGAATACGACGCAGGACGAGCGCGCACGACTCGAAGCGCACATCGCCAATCTGTTCGAGTCGCGCAGGGTCGCTTCGCCGTTCGCGCGCAATGCGCCGCTGGTGGAAAGCGTGCGCGAACGTCTCGGACACGCTTCGCCCGCGCTGCGTGCTTACCACCAGCTCCACCGCGAACTATTGGCGACGATGCAAGGCGCGCCGGTCAGCGTCGCGAGCGCCGGCGGTCCCCAGGCCGCGCTCGTCTTCAGACGTCGAAGCGGCAGGCCGCTCACCGACGGCGTCAGCAGCCTATACACCTACCATGGCTACTGGAACACTTTTGAAAAACGCGTGGACGGCGCCGCCGCGAAACTCAAGGACGAAGATCCATGGGTGCTAGGCATCCCCGCAAACGCCACGAGCGACAGCGCACGCCTCGCCCGGGAAATCAGACGCGCCTATTTCAATGACTACATCAATGTCTGGGACAGCTACCTCAACGATCTGGCCTTGATGGACAGCACGTCCATTGCACAGAGCATGCAGATCGCACGCACACTGTCGGCGCCCGATTCGCCGCTCAGGCAATTTCTGCTGGTCGCGGCGAATGAGACGAATCTACTGCGCGCGGGCGCGGTGCAGGAGCCGACTGCAAACAGATTGCAAAAGCGCATCGGCGAAGCAAGGCAATCGCTCACTGCGTTGTTCGGCAGCGGTGCACGCGGCGCGCCGCCGCCCTCCGGCGACGACAAACCCGAAGCCATCGTCGACGAACATTTCGAACCGCTGAGACGTCTGGCGGCCTCGCCCGCAGGCGGGCCGCTCGACAGCAACCTGCGGGTGATCGACGAGTTCTACAGCTATCTGAGCTCCGCGAGCGCTGCGTTAAGCAGCGGCAACACGCCTCCGCAAACGGATGTATTCAACAGACTCCAGGCGGATGCGGGGCGCCTGCCCATGCCCCTGCGCAAGATGTTCAGCGATCTGTCGCAAAACGGTTCAGCGCAGGTCAGCGGCGCCGCACGGGCCAACATCGCACAGGACGCGCAAGGCGGCATCGGCCGCCAATGCCGGCACATGATCGCCGGGCGCTACCCATTCGAGCGCGGCTCGCCTCGCGACGTCGCGCTCGACGATTTTGCGAGGCTGTTCGCCGCAGGCGGATTGATGGACAGCTTCTTTCAGAAGAACCTGGCCTCGCAAATCGACGTCAGCCGTAGCCGCTGGACCTTCAGGGGTGACGCGGCCGGCGGCGCGCCGGGCGATGCGCGTCTTGCCGGCTCGTTTCAGAACGCCGATACGATCCGCACCGTGTTCTTCCCCGGCAACGCGACGGCGCCGTCGCTGCAAATCGAATTGACGCCGCTCGAAATGGATCCCGGCATCACGCAGTACGTGCTGGACGTCGATGGCCAGACAATCCGCTATGCACACGGCCCGCAAATCCCGGCGACCGTGAAGTGGCCCAACGCGGGCGGCGCCAATCTGGTCAGCTTGCTGGTCAATACGCAAAGCGGCAGCAACAGCCTGCAAACCCACGGCCCTTGGGCTTTGCACCGCCTGTTTGACAAGGCGCGCATCACGCCGGGCGCGGCGCCCGAGAGCTTTGTCGCGAGTTTCGACGTCAACGGAAAAACGCTGGCGCTGCGCGTCACTGCCAGCAACAGCTATAACCCATTCCAGCTGGCGCAAATGAACGCATTTTCGTGTCCGTCATGA
- the coaE gene encoding dephospho-CoA kinase (Dephospho-CoA kinase (CoaE) performs the final step in coenzyme A biosynthesis.), which produces MFAVGLTGGIGSGKSTVADLFAAHGVPLVDTDLIAHRITAPHGIAMPQIAAEFGASFVAADGSLDRARMRTLVFRDDGARKRLEGITHPLIRAETEREQREAQGPYVIIVVPLLVESGSWKTRVNRVLTVDCSVETQIARVMSRNGFSREQVLAIIARQATREARLAAANDVIDNDNAPLDALKAQVDAQHRVYLSLAGA; this is translated from the coding sequence ATGTTTGCTGTGGGATTGACCGGTGGCATCGGCAGCGGCAAATCGACCGTGGCGGACCTGTTCGCCGCGCACGGCGTGCCGCTTGTCGACACGGACCTGATCGCGCACCGCATCACGGCGCCGCATGGCATTGCGATGCCGCAGATCGCTGCGGAATTCGGCGCTTCGTTCGTTGCGGCAGACGGCTCGCTCGACCGCGCCCGCATGCGTACGCTGGTGTTCCGCGACGACGGCGCGCGCAAACGCCTCGAAGGCATCACGCATCCGTTGATTCGTGCGGAGACTGAGCGCGAACAGCGTGAGGCGCAAGGGCCGTACGTGATCATCGTGGTACCGCTGCTGGTCGAGTCGGGTAGCTGGAAGACGCGTGTCAACCGTGTGCTGACGGTCGATTGCAGCGTCGAGACGCAAATCGCACGCGTGATGAGTCGCAACGGGTTCAGCCGTGAACAGGTGCTGGCGATCATCGCCCGCCAGGCGACGCGCGAAGCCCGCCTCGCCGCAGCCAACGACGTCATCGACAATGACAACGCGCCGCTCGATGCCCTCAAGGCGCAAGTCGACGCACAGCATCGCGTCTATCTGTCGCTAGCCGGCGCGTGA
- a CDS encoding type II secretion system F family protein, with amino-acid sequence MNTATPAQSAAADLRFRWRGVDADGVQKSGALIAPDASAARVMLKRDNLFIVELAASGPAPRPKTRATDVTTFTRQLASLLRAGLPLAPALDLLAQTQSSRQPGMPRIVGALARDITGGLRFSAALQRHPAQFNALYCQLVEVGEAAGALATVLARLADDRERAAAQRAKVRAALTYPVAILLLAVAITAALLIWVVPTFKQIFDGFGAKLPAPTQFVLALSAGAARWSIPLVVMVFAAGSAVTFLLRRSEAARIRLARISLTMPVAGPLLRTLCAARWSRALGTLLSAGTPLADAFDSLTHATGNAFFDRATMQIAAGLRRGERLAAAMRAAHCFPPEVVQPVAVAEESGALDTMLIDVASLADRQVDEKIGTLSSLCEPLVIIVLGTLVGGLVIAMYLPIIQLGNVV; translated from the coding sequence ATGAACACCGCGACACCGGCACAGTCAGCAGCCGCCGATTTGCGCTTCAGATGGCGCGGCGTCGACGCCGACGGCGTACAAAAAAGCGGTGCGCTCATCGCGCCGGATGCCAGCGCCGCGCGAGTGATGCTCAAGCGCGACAATCTGTTCATCGTCGAACTGGCGGCCAGCGGGCCGGCGCCGCGTCCCAAAACCCGCGCCACCGATGTGACGACATTCACCCGCCAGCTCGCCAGTCTGCTGCGCGCGGGTTTGCCGCTTGCACCTGCGCTCGATCTTCTCGCCCAAACGCAGAGTTCGCGCCAGCCCGGCATGCCGCGAATCGTCGGCGCGCTGGCGCGCGATATCACCGGCGGCCTGCGTTTCTCCGCGGCATTGCAGCGGCATCCGGCGCAATTCAATGCGCTGTACTGCCAGCTCGTCGAGGTCGGCGAAGCAGCCGGCGCATTGGCGACGGTCCTCGCCCGGCTCGCCGACGACCGTGAACGTGCCGCAGCGCAGCGTGCCAAGGTGCGCGCGGCGCTGACCTATCCGGTGGCCATCCTGTTGCTCGCCGTCGCGATTACCGCGGCGTTGCTGATCTGGGTCGTCCCCACCTTCAAGCAGATCTTCGACGGCTTCGGGGCGAAGCTGCCCGCGCCGACGCAGTTCGTGCTGGCCTTGTCCGCAGGCGCAGCGCGATGGAGCATTCCGCTGGTCGTCATGGTCTTCGCCGCGGGCTCGGCTGTGACATTTCTGCTACGACGTTCCGAAGCAGCGCGCATCCGGCTCGCACGCATATCGCTGACAATGCCGGTCGCCGGTCCGTTGCTGCGCACCTTGTGTGCGGCGCGCTGGAGCCGCGCGCTCGGGACCTTGCTGTCGGCCGGCACACCGCTCGCGGACGCGTTCGATTCACTGACTCACGCCACCGGCAACGCTTTTTTCGATCGCGCCACCATGCAGATCGCCGCTGGGCTGCGGCGCGGCGAACGGCTCGCCGCAGCCATGCGCGCGGCACACTGCTTTCCACCCGAGGTCGTCCAACCGGTGGCGGTTGCCGAAGAGTCTGGAGCGCTCGACACGATGCTGATCGACGTAGCGTCGCTCGCCGATCGTCAGGTAGACGAAAAGATCGGCACGCTCTCGAGCCTGTGCGAGCCGCTTGTCATCATCGTGCTGGGTACGCTGGTCGGCGGCCTGGTGATCGCGATGTATCTTCCCATTATTCAACTCGGCAACGTGGTGTAG
- a CDS encoding HlyC/CorC family transporter, whose amino-acid sequence MEQLPLWAQIGAVFLLLICSSFFSISETAMMAINRHRLKHLANQNTLGAKTTQGLLAHTDQLLSVVLIGNNLFNTIIPVLTTSIALHTFGRNNVVLSIATGIVAFLIIVFAEITPKIVGATFPEKIALPASLLIAPMMRVGKPLVWFVNLFANTILRVLHINTKGAHDQRLSTEELRTIVLESGSFMPTKHRSILLNLFDLENISVDDVMIPRRRIEALDFDAPFEQILHQLETCYHNKLIVYQGDIDRVLGVLHVRKTLAALHNQELERETLRELLAEPYFVPSGTPVFQQLQYFQESRHRTALVVNEYGELQGMVTPEDIIEELIGEFTTSIPRGANSRGGWNENGECIVAGSMPLRELNRWLHLALPTDGPKTLNGLILEILEEIPDGDVCVQIGEMKLEVMRSDDQAIRTVKLFKPPTRAGAKAAKTARG is encoded by the coding sequence GTGGAACAACTTCCCTTATGGGCGCAGATCGGCGCCGTCTTTCTGCTGCTTATCTGCTCCAGCTTCTTTTCGATTTCCGAAACGGCGATGATGGCGATCAACCGCCATCGCCTGAAACACCTTGCCAACCAGAATACGCTCGGCGCGAAAACCACTCAGGGCCTACTGGCGCACACCGACCAGCTGCTGAGCGTGGTCCTGATCGGCAACAATCTGTTCAACACGATCATCCCGGTGCTCACCACCTCAATCGCGCTGCATACCTTTGGCCGTAACAATGTAGTGCTGTCGATCGCGACCGGCATTGTCGCGTTTCTGATTATCGTGTTCGCGGAAATCACGCCGAAAATCGTCGGCGCGACGTTCCCGGAGAAGATCGCGCTGCCGGCCAGCCTGCTGATCGCACCGATGATGCGAGTTGGCAAGCCGCTCGTCTGGTTCGTCAATCTGTTCGCGAACACCATCTTGCGCGTGCTGCATATCAACACCAAAGGCGCACACGATCAGCGGCTTTCCACCGAAGAGCTGCGCACCATCGTGCTCGAATCGGGCAGCTTCATGCCCACCAAGCACCGCAGCATTCTGCTGAATCTGTTCGACCTCGAAAACATTTCCGTCGACGACGTGATGATCCCGCGCCGCCGGATCGAAGCGCTCGACTTCGACGCGCCGTTCGAGCAGATCCTGCATCAGCTGGAAACCTGTTATCACAACAAGCTGATCGTCTATCAAGGCGACATCGATCGCGTGCTTGGCGTGCTGCACGTGCGCAAGACACTGGCGGCCCTGCACAACCAGGAACTGGAGCGTGAGACGCTGCGCGAGTTGCTGGCCGAGCCGTATTTCGTGCCGAGCGGCACGCCGGTATTCCAGCAACTGCAGTACTTCCAGGAGAGCCGTCACCGCACGGCGCTGGTCGTCAACGAATACGGCGAGCTGCAAGGGATGGTCACGCCGGAAGACATCATTGAAGAGCTGATCGGTGAATTCACCACGTCGATTCCACGCGGCGCCAATTCGCGCGGCGGCTGGAACGAGAACGGCGAATGTATCGTTGCGGGCAGCATGCCGCTGCGCGAACTGAACCGCTGGCTGCATCTCGCACTGCCGACCGACGGACCCAAAACACTCAACGGACTGATTCTCGAGATACTCGAAGAGATTCCCGATGGCGACGTGTGCGTGCAGATCGGCGAGATGAAACTCGAAGTGATGCGCAGCGACGATCAGGCGATTCGCACCGTCAAGCTGTTCAAACCACCCACTCGCGCGGGCGCGAAAGCCGCCAAGACTGCGCGCGGCTAA
- a CDS encoding FHA domain-containing protein — protein MPSFSLKLTLIACHGKALASGASAVFDASGGTIGRDAGNTLVLPDDDGVVAPRHAAVQALAGGWQLLNTSEHAAIALNGKMLAPGAQASLNAGDILNIGACVLQTEASALTPGWSPPADAACPIGSSFGSSPAAAGPDLLQKSLHTKSLPAGHSADPLSGAALSTSLHDLLDTPLDPLALFGMPGPTTADSGWNDSGWNKSANGGLFADLVEAPPSNGFTALQPDRSPGNAIRDNVPEFGGHLRLKIASPPNSAQTPEPTELEAAASPPAESPSLPASPNQPAAYRDAFGETHEAPARVMRTAVPDYSGRFHTENTLRNDGPVKLREPFALPVHSAPPSTPAEESSIAPAALIKAFLEGAGATPDAMADTELSPELMHTLGTLVRVLKRQVT, from the coding sequence GTGCCCTCCTTCAGCCTCAAATTGACCCTCATTGCCTGTCACGGCAAAGCGCTCGCAAGTGGCGCGAGCGCAGTCTTCGACGCATCCGGCGGGACGATCGGCCGCGACGCCGGCAACACCTTGGTCCTGCCCGACGACGACGGCGTGGTGGCGCCACGCCATGCGGCCGTACAGGCGCTCGCGGGCGGTTGGCAACTGCTGAACACCAGCGAACATGCCGCGATTGCGCTTAACGGCAAGATGCTCGCGCCGGGCGCGCAGGCCAGCCTGAACGCCGGCGATATCCTCAATATCGGTGCGTGCGTCCTGCAGACCGAGGCGAGTGCTTTGACGCCAGGCTGGAGTCCACCGGCCGACGCGGCTTGCCCCATTGGGTCATCGTTTGGATCATCTCCAGCCGCCGCTGGTCCCGATCTTCTGCAGAAGTCGCTGCACACGAAGTCGCTGCCCGCCGGCCATTCCGCCGATCCGCTGAGCGGTGCAGCCCTATCCACCAGCCTCCACGACCTTCTCGATACGCCGCTCGACCCACTTGCGCTATTCGGCATGCCTGGCCCAACAACGGCCGACTCGGGCTGGAACGACTCGGGCTGGAACAAATCGGCCAACGGGGGGTTATTCGCCGACCTGGTGGAGGCGCCTCCCAGCAACGGCTTCACGGCGCTGCAACCCGATCGCTCGCCGGGCAATGCAATCCGCGACAACGTGCCGGAGTTCGGCGGCCACCTGCGTTTGAAGATTGCGTCGCCACCGAATAGTGCGCAGACGCCGGAGCCGACCGAGCTGGAGGCCGCGGCTTCGCCTCCCGCGGAATCACCCTCGCTGCCTGCATCCCCAAACCAGCCCGCCGCGTATCGGGACGCCTTTGGCGAAACGCACGAAGCACCCGCCCGCGTCATGCGAACAGCCGTACCGGACTACAGCGGAAGATTTCATACAGAAAACACCCTCCGCAACGACGGACCGGTCAAGTTGCGGGAGCCCTTCGCGCTGCCAGTCCATTCCGCCCCACCCTCGACGCCGGCAGAAGAATCATCGATAGCGCCCGCCGCGCTCATCAAGGCCTTTCTCGAAGGCGCTGGCGCGACGCCCGACGCGATGGCCGACACAGAATTGTCGCCTGAATTGATGCACACGCTCGGCACGCTGGTCCGCGTTCTCAAACGGCAAGTCACGTGA
- a CDS encoding GspE/PulE family protein: MQDSSQRAASLRPVAVDSESPAKPRHNAFAAGAKVSANLNSSLADSDNAPAVRLLTDTLQEATRRNASDLHIEPQEHGWRVRLRIDGVLHEIPQPPAHLRDAFITRVKVLARMDIAERRVPQDGRLRIATSPGRLEDYRVNSLPTLFGEKLVLRRLDALPTDLSLDSLGLDPQQRDAVDAAIRAPHGLVLVTGPTGSGKTLSLYCFLHMLNDEARNLCSVEDPAEIQLAGINQVSVREKAGLTFAVALRAFLRQDPDVIMVGEIRDDETADVAVKAAQTGHLVLSTLHTNDAPAAVARLLDIGVEPYNLAAALRMVTAQRLVRRLCAACRAPVPESAAALRAAGFADDHVDGWQPFGATGCAACHGIGYRGRVGVHQVMPVSDAMREMIVARAGTHELARLAQSEQVATLRDAALARVRDGTTSLAEALAATEVA, from the coding sequence ATGCAAGATTCTTCTCAACGCGCGGCGTCGTTGCGGCCTGTTGCCGTCGATAGCGAAAGCCCAGCCAAACCCAGGCACAACGCCTTTGCGGCTGGCGCCAAGGTCAGTGCCAACCTCAACTCGAGTCTCGCCGATTCCGACAACGCGCCTGCCGTACGCCTCTTGACCGACACGTTGCAAGAGGCAACCCGCCGCAATGCGTCGGACCTGCACATCGAACCGCAGGAGCATGGCTGGCGCGTGCGTTTGCGCATCGACGGCGTACTGCATGAAATCCCTCAGCCCCCCGCGCATCTGCGCGACGCGTTCATCACGCGTGTGAAGGTGCTGGCGCGCATGGATATCGCCGAGCGGCGCGTGCCGCAGGACGGCAGGCTGCGTATTGCCACGTCGCCCGGCCGCCTCGAAGACTACCGCGTCAACTCGCTGCCTACGCTGTTCGGCGAAAAGCTGGTGTTGCGCAGGCTCGACGCGTTGCCCACCGATCTTTCGCTCGACTCGCTCGGCCTCGATCCACAACAACGTGACGCCGTCGATGCGGCGATTCGCGCGCCGCACGGCCTCGTGCTGGTCACCGGGCCCACCGGCAGCGGCAAGACGCTATCGCTGTACTGCTTCCTGCACATGCTCAACGACGAGGCGCGCAATCTGTGCTCGGTGGAGGATCCGGCGGAAATTCAGCTGGCGGGTATCAATCAGGTCAGCGTGCGCGAAAAGGCCGGCCTGACATTCGCGGTGGCGCTGCGTGCATTTCTCCGTCAGGACCCCGACGTGATCATGGTCGGCGAAATCCGCGACGACGAAACCGCGGATGTCGCCGTGAAGGCAGCGCAAACCGGCCACCTCGTCCTGTCCACCTTGCATACGAACGACGCACCGGCTGCCGTCGCGCGTCTGCTCGACATCGGCGTCGAGCCCTACAATCTGGCCGCCGCGCTAAGGATGGTGACGGCACAACGGCTGGTGCGGCGGCTTTGCGCAGCGTGCCGCGCACCCGTGCCGGAATCGGCGGCGGCGCTGCGCGCAGCGGGTTTCGCCGACGATCACGTCGACGGCTGGCAACCCTTCGGCGCCACCGGATGCGCAGCTTGCCACGGCATCGGTTACCGCGGCCGCGTCGGCGTTCACCAGGTGATGCCTGTCTCCGATGCGATGCGCGAGATGATCGTGGCACGCGCAGGCACCCACGAATTGGCCCGGCTCGCGCAAAGTGAACAGGTCGCCACCTTGCGCGACGCAGCCTTGGCGCGTGTGCGCGACGGCACGACGAGCCTTGCCGAGGCGCTGGCCGCCACCGAGGTCGCATGA